A part of Vigna radiata var. radiata cultivar VC1973A chromosome 11, Vradiata_ver6, whole genome shotgun sequence genomic DNA contains:
- the LOC106776977 gene encoding PHD finger protein ALFIN-LIKE 1 isoform X2, translated as MASKPRTVEEIFKDFRARRNAIIRALTHDVDEFYGLCDPGKDNLCLYGHPNGAWEVALPSEEVPPELPEPALGINFARDDLSRKDWLSLVAVHSDSWLLAVAFYLGTRLNHNERKRLFGLINALSTVFQVATGNKPIKEKLTMDSGSKSDGAMMKGEPIKIFCGSCGGKYTGDELWIGCDICEWWYHGRCVMINPAKADTLKRYKCPACSLRRSRSKTEDNEMGISDSDEPCFMADKITR; from the exons ATGGCTTCCAAGCCCCGAACAGTTGAAGAGATCTTCAAGGATTTTAGAGCCCGAAGAAACGCTATTATTCGCGCACTCACTCATG acgTTGATGAATTTTACGGACTCTGTGATCCAG GTAAGGATAACTTGTGCCTCTATGGACATCCAAACGGGGCCTGGGAGGTAGCTCTGCCATCGGAGGAAGTTCCACCGGAGCTCCCTGAGCCAGCTCTTGGAATCAATTTTGCCAGGGACGACCTGAGCCGCAAGGACTGGCTTTCTCTGGTTGCCGTGCATAGTGATTCATGGCTGCTTGCAGTGGCCTTTTACCTTGGAACTCGGCTTAACCACAACGAAAG AAAACGCCTATTTGGTTTGATCAATGCTCTTTCCACTGTTTTTCAAGTTGCTACTGGCAATAAACCAATTAAGGAGAAGCTGACAATGGATAGCGGAAGCAAATCTGAT GGAGCCATGATGAAAGGTGAgcctattaaaatattttgtggaAGCTGTGGTGGAAAATACACTGGAGATGAACTTTGGATCGGTTGTGATATATGTGAGTGGTGGTACCATGGGAGGTGCGTTATGATTAACCCTGCAAAGGCTGACACCCTAAAGCGCTATAAATGTCCAGCATGCAGCTTGAGGAGGAGCAGGTCAAAGACTGAAGACAATGAAATGGGAATAAGTGACTCAGATGAACCTTGTTTCATGGCTGACAAGATCACAAGATAG
- the LOC106777042 gene encoding transcription factor FAMA isoform X1, with amino-acid sequence MEKDHNYSAPLSMPPSFNTLDYSLDHDQNHLYPPNHHQQQLMKFQASADQNNNGSMVDYMPQTPPTPPPPHGFYAASNTATISYDKLSFADVMQFADFGPKLALNQTKSCEESGLDPVYFLKFPVLNDKMEEEQTLMVNEDPDGEAENHDERFNLVDVEEKSRVGEEGMMMREDEETRLSDDNNNSVQIRFLGQEETQKNAGVQENKNKRKRPRTVKTSEEVESQRMTHIAVERNRRKQMNEHLRVLRSLMPGSYVQRGDQASIIGGAIEFVRELEQLLQCLESQKRRRVLGEAQARQVGEPSIAQQQPPFFPPLAIPNEQMKLVELESGLREETAESKSCLADVEVKLLGFDAMIKILSRRRPGQLIKTIAALEDLQLIILHTNITTIEQTVLYSFNVKVASDSRFTAEDIASSVQQIFNFIHANTSM; translated from the exons ATGGAGAAAGATCACAACTATTCG GCACCACTATCCATGCCTCCAAGCTTCAACACACTTGACTACTCTCTAGATCACGACCAAAACCACCTTTATCCACCAAATCACCATCAACAGCAGCTCATGAAGTTCCAAGCTTCTGCTGATCAAAACAATAATGGATCAATGGTGGATTACATGCCTCAAAcaccaccaacaccaccaccaccacatgGTTTTTATGCTGCTTCTAACACTGCCACAATATCCTATGATAAATTGAGTTTTGCAGACGTGATGCAGTTTGCGGATTTTGGACCTAAGTTGGCTTTGAATCAAACAAAAAGCTGCGAAGAATCTGGGTTAGATCCAGTTTACTTTCTCAAGTTTCCAGTGTTAAACGACAAGATGGAGGAAGAGCAGACTCTGATGGTGAATGAGGACCCCGATGGTGAAGCAGAAAATCACGATGAGAGGTTCAACTTGGTGGATGTGGAGGAGAAGTCAAGGGTTGGTGAAGAGGGAATGATGATGAGAGAAGATGAAGAGACTCGGCTTTCTGATGACAACAACAATTCCGTGCAGATTCGGTTTCTTGGTCAGGAAGAGACTCAGAAGAATGCAGGAGTGCAGGAAAACAAGAACAAGAGGAAGAGACCAAGAACTGTTAAGACAAGTGAGGAAGTTGAGAGCCAGCGCATGACCCACATAGCAGTTGAAAGGAATCGAAGGAAGCAAATGAATGAGCATCTTCGTGTTCTTAGATCACTCATGCCTGGTTCATATGTTCAAAgg GGTGATCAAGCTTCTATAATTGGGGGAGCTATAGAGTTTGTGAGGGAATTAGAGCAACTTCTTCAGTGTTTGGAGTCACAAAAGAGGAGGAGGGTACTGGGAGAAGCTCAAGCAAGACAAGTTGGGGAACCCTCCATTGCACAACAACAACCTCCTTTCTTTCCACCTTTGGCAATTCCGAACGAGCAGATGAAGCTGGTGGAGTTGGAGAGTGGACTTCGTGAAGAAACAGCAGAGAGCAAGTCATGTTTGGCTGATGTTGAAGTCAAGCTTCTAGGATTTGATGCCATGATCAAAATCTTATCAAGGAGGAGGCCAGGACAGTTGATCAAAACCATTGCTGCACTCGAAGATCTGCAACTAATAATCCTTCACACCAACATCACCACCATTGAACAGACAGTTCTTTATTCATTCAATGTCAAG GTGGCTAGTGATTCAAGGTTCACCGCAGAAGATATAGCCAGTTCGGTGCAGCAGATATTCAATTTTATCCATGCAAACACTAGCATGTGA
- the LOC106776977 gene encoding PHD finger protein ALFIN-LIKE 1 isoform X3, with protein sequence MTLMNFTDSVIQVKGKDNLCLYGHPNGAWEVALPSEEVPPELPEPALGINFARDDLSRKDWLSLVAVHSDSWLLAVAFYLGTRLNHNERKRLFGLINALSTVFQVATGNKPIKEKLTMDSGSKSDVSIDGAMMKGEPIKIFCGSCGGKYTGDELWIGCDICEWWYHGRCVMINPAKADTLKRYKCPACSLRRSRSKTEDNEMGISDSDEPCFMADKITR encoded by the exons ATG acgTTGATGAATTTTACGGACTCTGTGATCCAGGTAAAGG GTAAGGATAACTTGTGCCTCTATGGACATCCAAACGGGGCCTGGGAGGTAGCTCTGCCATCGGAGGAAGTTCCACCGGAGCTCCCTGAGCCAGCTCTTGGAATCAATTTTGCCAGGGACGACCTGAGCCGCAAGGACTGGCTTTCTCTGGTTGCCGTGCATAGTGATTCATGGCTGCTTGCAGTGGCCTTTTACCTTGGAACTCGGCTTAACCACAACGAAAG AAAACGCCTATTTGGTTTGATCAATGCTCTTTCCACTGTTTTTCAAGTTGCTACTGGCAATAAACCAATTAAGGAGAAGCTGACAATGGATAGCGGAAGCAAATCTGATGTAAGCATCGAT GGAGCCATGATGAAAGGTGAgcctattaaaatattttgtggaAGCTGTGGTGGAAAATACACTGGAGATGAACTTTGGATCGGTTGTGATATATGTGAGTGGTGGTACCATGGGAGGTGCGTTATGATTAACCCTGCAAAGGCTGACACCCTAAAGCGCTATAAATGTCCAGCATGCAGCTTGAGGAGGAGCAGGTCAAAGACTGAAGACAATGAAATGGGAATAAGTGACTCAGATGAACCTTGTTTCATGGCTGACAAGATCACAAGATAG
- the LOC106776977 gene encoding PHD finger protein ALFIN-LIKE 1 isoform X1 has protein sequence MASKPRTVEEIFKDFRARRNAIIRALTHDVDEFYGLCDPGKDNLCLYGHPNGAWEVALPSEEVPPELPEPALGINFARDDLSRKDWLSLVAVHSDSWLLAVAFYLGTRLNHNERKRLFGLINALSTVFQVATGNKPIKEKLTMDSGSKSDVSIDGAMMKGEPIKIFCGSCGGKYTGDELWIGCDICEWWYHGRCVMINPAKADTLKRYKCPACSLRRSRSKTEDNEMGISDSDEPCFMADKITR, from the exons ATGGCTTCCAAGCCCCGAACAGTTGAAGAGATCTTCAAGGATTTTAGAGCCCGAAGAAACGCTATTATTCGCGCACTCACTCATG acgTTGATGAATTTTACGGACTCTGTGATCCAG GTAAGGATAACTTGTGCCTCTATGGACATCCAAACGGGGCCTGGGAGGTAGCTCTGCCATCGGAGGAAGTTCCACCGGAGCTCCCTGAGCCAGCTCTTGGAATCAATTTTGCCAGGGACGACCTGAGCCGCAAGGACTGGCTTTCTCTGGTTGCCGTGCATAGTGATTCATGGCTGCTTGCAGTGGCCTTTTACCTTGGAACTCGGCTTAACCACAACGAAAG AAAACGCCTATTTGGTTTGATCAATGCTCTTTCCACTGTTTTTCAAGTTGCTACTGGCAATAAACCAATTAAGGAGAAGCTGACAATGGATAGCGGAAGCAAATCTGATGTAAGCATCGAT GGAGCCATGATGAAAGGTGAgcctattaaaatattttgtggaAGCTGTGGTGGAAAATACACTGGAGATGAACTTTGGATCGGTTGTGATATATGTGAGTGGTGGTACCATGGGAGGTGCGTTATGATTAACCCTGCAAAGGCTGACACCCTAAAGCGCTATAAATGTCCAGCATGCAGCTTGAGGAGGAGCAGGTCAAAGACTGAAGACAATGAAATGGGAATAAGTGACTCAGATGAACCTTGTTTCATGGCTGACAAGATCACAAGATAG
- the LOC106777042 gene encoding transcription factor FAMA isoform X2, which yields MPPSFNTLDYSLDHDQNHLYPPNHHQQQLMKFQASADQNNNGSMVDYMPQTPPTPPPPHGFYAASNTATISYDKLSFADVMQFADFGPKLALNQTKSCEESGLDPVYFLKFPVLNDKMEEEQTLMVNEDPDGEAENHDERFNLVDVEEKSRVGEEGMMMREDEETRLSDDNNNSVQIRFLGQEETQKNAGVQENKNKRKRPRTVKTSEEVESQRMTHIAVERNRRKQMNEHLRVLRSLMPGSYVQRGDQASIIGGAIEFVRELEQLLQCLESQKRRRVLGEAQARQVGEPSIAQQQPPFFPPLAIPNEQMKLVELESGLREETAESKSCLADVEVKLLGFDAMIKILSRRRPGQLIKTIAALEDLQLIILHTNITTIEQTVLYSFNVKVASDSRFTAEDIASSVQQIFNFIHANTSM from the exons ATGCCTCCAAGCTTCAACACACTTGACTACTCTCTAGATCACGACCAAAACCACCTTTATCCACCAAATCACCATCAACAGCAGCTCATGAAGTTCCAAGCTTCTGCTGATCAAAACAATAATGGATCAATGGTGGATTACATGCCTCAAAcaccaccaacaccaccaccaccacatgGTTTTTATGCTGCTTCTAACACTGCCACAATATCCTATGATAAATTGAGTTTTGCAGACGTGATGCAGTTTGCGGATTTTGGACCTAAGTTGGCTTTGAATCAAACAAAAAGCTGCGAAGAATCTGGGTTAGATCCAGTTTACTTTCTCAAGTTTCCAGTGTTAAACGACAAGATGGAGGAAGAGCAGACTCTGATGGTGAATGAGGACCCCGATGGTGAAGCAGAAAATCACGATGAGAGGTTCAACTTGGTGGATGTGGAGGAGAAGTCAAGGGTTGGTGAAGAGGGAATGATGATGAGAGAAGATGAAGAGACTCGGCTTTCTGATGACAACAACAATTCCGTGCAGATTCGGTTTCTTGGTCAGGAAGAGACTCAGAAGAATGCAGGAGTGCAGGAAAACAAGAACAAGAGGAAGAGACCAAGAACTGTTAAGACAAGTGAGGAAGTTGAGAGCCAGCGCATGACCCACATAGCAGTTGAAAGGAATCGAAGGAAGCAAATGAATGAGCATCTTCGTGTTCTTAGATCACTCATGCCTGGTTCATATGTTCAAAgg GGTGATCAAGCTTCTATAATTGGGGGAGCTATAGAGTTTGTGAGGGAATTAGAGCAACTTCTTCAGTGTTTGGAGTCACAAAAGAGGAGGAGGGTACTGGGAGAAGCTCAAGCAAGACAAGTTGGGGAACCCTCCATTGCACAACAACAACCTCCTTTCTTTCCACCTTTGGCAATTCCGAACGAGCAGATGAAGCTGGTGGAGTTGGAGAGTGGACTTCGTGAAGAAACAGCAGAGAGCAAGTCATGTTTGGCTGATGTTGAAGTCAAGCTTCTAGGATTTGATGCCATGATCAAAATCTTATCAAGGAGGAGGCCAGGACAGTTGATCAAAACCATTGCTGCACTCGAAGATCTGCAACTAATAATCCTTCACACCAACATCACCACCATTGAACAGACAGTTCTTTATTCATTCAATGTCAAG GTGGCTAGTGATTCAAGGTTCACCGCAGAAGATATAGCCAGTTCGGTGCAGCAGATATTCAATTTTATCCATGCAAACACTAGCATGTGA
- the LOC106777220 gene encoding serine/threonine-protein phosphatase PP1-like, translating into MEGLDGLIDRLLEVRKNRGKRIQLVESEIRNLCSTAKDLFLSQPNLLELEAPINVCGDIHGQYPDLLRLFEYGGFPPDSNYLFLGDYVDRGKQSVETICLLLAYKIKFPENFFLLRGNHECASINRIYGFYDECKRRFSVRLWKIFTDCFNCLPVAAVIDDKILCMHGGLSPDMDSLDQIKAIERPVDVPDQGLLCDLLWADPDTDIRGWGENDRGVSYTFGPDKVAEFLKKHDLDLICRAHQVVEDGYQFFADRQLVTIFSAPNYCGEFNNAGALMCVDETLLCSFQIIKPMGLRGKFT; encoded by the exons ATGGAAGGATTGGATGGTTTGATAGATAGGCTTTTGGAAGTAAGGAAGAACAGGGGGAAACGGATTCAACTGGTGGAGTCAGAAATTCGGAACCTTTGCAGCACGGCCAAAGATCTGTTTCTAAGCCAGCCAAACCTTCTGGAATTGGAGGCTCCCATAAACGTCTGTG GGGACATACACGGGCAGTATCCAGACCTGTTGCGACTGTTCGAGTACGGTGGGTTTCCGCCGGATTCCAATTATCTATTCCTGGGAGACTACGTGGACAGAGGAAAACAGAGCGTGGAGACCATATGCCTGCTCCTGGCCTACAAGATCAAATTCCCAGAGAACTTCTTCCTTCTCCGAGGAAACCACGAGTGTGCCTCTATTAATAGAATCTACGGCTTCTACGACGAGTGCAAGCGCAGATTCAGTGTTCGCCTCTGGAAGATATTCACAGACTGCTTCAACTGTCTCCCCGTTGCCGCAGTCATCGACGACAAGATCCTCTGCATGCACGGCGGCCTTTCCCCGGACATGGACAGCCTCGACCAAATCAAAGCCATAGAAAGGCCTGTCGACGTCCCCGACCAGGGTCTCTTGTGTGACCTCCTTTGGGCGGATCCTGACACCGACATACGAGGCTGGGGCGAGAACGACAGGGGCGTCTCTTACACCTTCGGCCCTGATAAGGTTGCCGAGTTCTTGAAGAAACACGATCTCGATCTCATTTGCAGGGCCCACCAAGTGGTCGAAGACGGCTACCAATTCTTCGCCGACAGGCAGCTCGTCACCATCTTTTCAGCCCCCAACTATTGCGGCGAGTTCAACAACGCCGGCGCCCTCATGTGCGTCGACGAAACTTTACTCTGCTCCTTTCAGATCATCAAACCCATGGGCTTGCGAGGAAAATTCACATGA